One genomic region from Doryrhamphus excisus isolate RoL2022-K1 chromosome 14, RoL_Dexc_1.0, whole genome shotgun sequence encodes:
- the LOC131102425 gene encoding G-protein coupled receptor 20-like: MDLPLHLASDTPVTSDPANCSGWGAPYLHKVAHLDMQLYRDFYAVWVSLMACNSVMLVLGVLLNSLALYVFCGRPRSQSASVVYTVNLAVADLLVALSLPARIALYHSGGRCEACAYVHAFSYFVNMYCSILLLTSICIDRYLAVVHASSTRHPWRSAGAARCVSVVVWTLAVVVTYSFQTIALELNTSCALLPALLYLTILEFLLPLLAVVGFTLRVACFLSSGGGLMAHQHRRGRRARAVRLLTAVLLIFTVCFTPFHVRQVLVYSGVHTGAGGRPGTGDVLAYHVTVTLSSLNSCLDPVVYCLVTDSFKRVWRTRRRGGEAGLNKSTGAALAIAHRVATLTLTTAPTSAAVVEQKHGHQ, translated from the exons ATGGATCTGCCGCTCCATTTGGCCTCTGACACCCccgtgacctctgaccctgCTAACTGCAGCGGGTGGGGGGCGCCCTACCTGCACAAGGTAGCTCACCTGGACATGCAGCTGTACCGCGACTTCTACGCCGTGTGGGTCTCCCTCATG GCGTGCAACAGCGTGATGCTCGTGCTGGGCGTGCTCCTCAACAGCCTGGCCCTGTACGTCTTCTGCGGCCGCCCCCGCTCGCAGTCGGCGTCGGTGGTCTACACGGTGAATTTAGCCGTGGCCGACCTGCTGGTGGCGCTGTCGCTGCCCGCTCGCATCGCCCTGTACCACAGCGGCGGACGGTGCGAGGCCTGCGCTTACGTGCACGCCTTCAGCTACTTTGTCAACATGTACTGCagcatcctcctcctcaccaG CATCTGCATCGACCGCTACCTGGCTGTGGTGCACGCCTCCAGCACGCGCCATCCGTGGCGGAGCGCAGGTGCGGCCAGGTGCGTCAGTGTGGTCGTCTGGACTCTGGCGGTGGTGGTCACCTACTCTTTCCAg ACCATTGCACTAGAGCTGAACACCTCCTGCGCCCTCCTTCCTGCCCTCTTGTACCTCACCATCCTGGAGTTCCTCCTCCCGCTGCTGGCCGTGGTGGGCTTCACCCTGCGTGTGGCCTGCTTCCTCTCATCCGGCGGGGGTTTGATGGCCCACCAGCACAGACGAGGGAGAAGGGCGCGCGCCGTCAGGCTGCTCACCGCCGTCCTCCTCATCTTCACCGTCTGCTTCACGCCCTTCCACGTCCGCCAGGTGCTGGTGTACTCCGGCGTCCACACGGGAGCGGGGGGTCGCCCCGGCACGGGTGACGTGCTGGCTTACCACGTCACCGTGACGCTGAGCAGCCTGAACAGCTGCCTGGATCCGGTGGTTTACTGCCTGGTGACGGACAGCTTCAAGAGGGTGTGGAGAACCCGCAGGAGAGGAGGGGAGGCGGGGCTCAACAAGAGCACCGGCGCTGCGTTGGCGATAGCTCACAGGGTGGCCACGCTCACGCTGACCACAGCGCCCACGTCTGCCGCCGTCGTGGAGCAGAAACATGGACACCAGTGA